One Synechococcus sp. PROS-9-1 DNA window includes the following coding sequences:
- a CDS encoding adenylosuccinate synthase, with product MRLRAADSLANVVVIGAQWGDEGKGKITDLLSRSADVVVRYQGGVNAGHTIVVDGRVLKLHLIPSGILYPDTTCLIGSGTVVDPKVMLGELDMLISNGIDISGLQLASTAHVTMPYHRLLDLAMEKQRGERKIGTTGRGIGPTYADKSQRSGIRVLDLLDEDRLRDRLEGPLSEKNQLLETIYGEKPLDAEEIIREYLAYGKRLAPHVVDCTRAIHEAASDRKNILFEGAQGTLLDLDHGTYPYVTSSNPVSGGACIGAGVGPTLIDRVIGVAKAYTTRVGEGPFPTELSGSLNDQLCDRGGEFGTTTGRRRRCGWFDGVIGRYAVQVNGLDCLAITKLDVLDEMDEIQVSVAYELDGERIDYFPSSSEDFARCKPIFETLPGWQCSTAECRRLEDLPAPAMNYLRFLADLMDVPIAIVSLGASRDQTIVVEDPIHGPKRALLSA from the coding sequence ATGCGGCTTCGGGCCGCCGATTCTTTGGCCAATGTTGTCGTCATCGGTGCTCAATGGGGTGACGAGGGAAAAGGAAAGATCACCGATCTTCTGAGCCGCTCCGCTGATGTTGTGGTGCGTTATCAGGGAGGCGTTAATGCTGGCCACACCATCGTGGTGGACGGTCGAGTGCTCAAACTTCACCTGATCCCTTCCGGAATCCTCTACCCAGACACCACGTGCCTGATCGGCTCCGGAACCGTGGTTGATCCCAAGGTGATGCTTGGAGAACTCGACATGCTGATCTCCAACGGGATCGACATTTCAGGCCTGCAGTTGGCATCAACGGCGCACGTCACGATGCCTTACCACCGCCTCTTGGATCTGGCGATGGAAAAGCAACGAGGTGAACGCAAAATCGGCACAACCGGCCGCGGCATCGGCCCCACCTACGCAGACAAGTCTCAGCGAAGTGGCATCCGTGTTCTCGACCTGCTCGACGAAGATCGACTGCGAGATCGGCTTGAAGGGCCTCTGAGCGAGAAGAATCAACTGCTCGAAACCATCTATGGCGAAAAGCCATTGGATGCTGAGGAGATCATCCGTGAATATCTGGCTTACGGAAAACGCCTCGCCCCTCATGTGGTGGATTGCACCCGAGCCATCCATGAAGCCGCAAGCGACCGCAAAAACATTCTTTTTGAGGGCGCGCAAGGGACTCTGCTCGACCTCGATCACGGCACTTATCCCTATGTGACTTCCTCCAACCCGGTGTCAGGAGGTGCCTGCATCGGTGCTGGCGTGGGTCCGACCCTGATTGACAGAGTGATTGGAGTCGCCAAGGCTTACACCACTCGGGTTGGGGAAGGTCCCTTTCCCACAGAGCTGTCTGGAAGTTTGAACGACCAGCTGTGTGATCGAGGCGGGGAATTTGGAACGACCACTGGCCGCCGTCGCCGCTGTGGCTGGTTTGATGGCGTGATTGGACGCTATGCCGTTCAAGTCAACGGACTGGATTGCCTTGCGATCACCAAGCTCGATGTGCTTGACGAAATGGATGAAATCCAAGTTTCAGTCGCCTACGAGCTCGATGGCGAACGCATCGATTACTTCCCCAGCAGCTCCGAAGATTTCGCTCGCTGCAAGCCAATCTTTGAGACTCTCCCAGGCTGGCAATGTTCCACGGCTGAATGCCGTCGACTCGAAGACCTTCCTGCTCCGGCAATGAACTACTTACGCTTCCTAGCCGACTTGATGGACGTGCCGATTGCGATCGTTTCCCTTGGTGCCAGCCGAGACCAAACGATCGTGGTGGAAGATCCGATCCATGGCCCTAAGCGCGCTCTCCTCAGCGCCTGA
- the priA gene encoding primosomal protein N' yields the protein MSATPITDFSKNPVRPPPVLVVVDVWLEAGRDGRTFTYCDRNQLNVRLGDLVQVSLRGRRIQGLVTACRTQPADENRPLQPVEALLQPAAVGHEWRLWLEEMAQRCHTSPFRMLKAALPPGWLGQRVVPTVKERRLWWVSLPDSIASLDADLPARQACLVAKLQELGGGAWQRDLVAAGFQSGILQALVRRERLVRELRLATDPEPSPLSLDLVPATEAPRTLTDEQQVAINTFNEQPDGGGVLLWGITGSGKTEVYLQLAAEELAAGRHVLLLTPEIGLIPQLVDRCRRRFGARVLEYHSGCTERERVRTWRNSLEAEGPLVIVGTRSSIFLPLSPLGLIVLDEEHDSSYKQESPMPCYHARDLAMARVQREGGRVLLGSATPSLETWIQLAPEGPLALARLQTRISAQPLPPVQIIDMRHELADGHRRLISRALMDRLSKLPEQGEQAVVLVPRRGYSTFLSCRSCGEVMQCPHCDVALTVHGKSTGQQWLRCHWCDYRDPVATNCGHCGSSAFKPFGAGTQRVLEQLESELEGLRLLRFDRDTTGGRDGHRRLLDQFAAGEADVLVGTQMLAKGMDLPRVTLAAVLAADGLLHRPDLRAGEQALQLLLQLAGRAGRGERPGQVLVQTYSPDHPVILHLVDGRYERFLEEEARERREAGLVPYARACVLRLSGTSASTTATAAAVLAEQLRPGCIDAGWQLIGPAPAPVARVAGRSRWQLLMHGPQASALPLPPGSTLWDGLPSGVALAVDPDPLQL from the coding sequence ATGAGCGCAACCCCTATAACCGATTTTTCAAAAAATCCCGTCCGGCCGCCGCCAGTTCTAGTGGTGGTCGATGTTTGGCTTGAGGCTGGTCGGGATGGGCGCACCTTCACCTACTGCGATCGCAACCAGCTGAATGTCCGTTTAGGAGACCTTGTTCAGGTGTCTCTTCGCGGTCGTCGCATTCAAGGGTTGGTCACGGCCTGCCGCACACAACCTGCGGATGAAAATCGCCCGCTTCAGCCAGTTGAAGCTCTCCTGCAACCGGCTGCTGTCGGACATGAATGGAGATTGTGGCTTGAGGAGATGGCGCAGCGTTGCCACACCAGCCCGTTTCGAATGTTGAAAGCAGCTCTCCCCCCCGGTTGGCTGGGACAGCGCGTGGTTCCAACCGTGAAGGAACGAAGGCTCTGGTGGGTGTCTTTGCCTGACAGCATCGCCAGTTTGGATGCTGACTTGCCGGCACGGCAGGCTTGCTTAGTGGCCAAGTTGCAGGAGTTAGGGGGAGGAGCGTGGCAACGAGACCTCGTCGCTGCAGGTTTTCAATCAGGAATCCTGCAAGCTCTGGTGCGCCGAGAGCGTCTTGTTCGTGAGTTGCGTCTCGCCACTGATCCGGAACCAAGCCCCCTGTCGCTGGACTTGGTTCCGGCGACCGAAGCTCCGAGAACCCTCACCGATGAGCAGCAGGTTGCGATCAATACCTTTAACGAGCAGCCCGATGGTGGGGGTGTGCTGCTTTGGGGGATCACCGGTTCTGGCAAGACCGAGGTCTACCTCCAGCTTGCTGCTGAAGAGTTGGCAGCAGGCCGGCATGTTTTGTTGCTGACTCCTGAAATTGGTCTCATTCCCCAGCTGGTGGATCGCTGTCGGCGTCGATTTGGTGCTCGAGTGCTCGAGTATCACAGTGGTTGCACAGAACGGGAACGGGTCCGCACCTGGCGCAACAGCCTGGAGGCAGAGGGGCCTCTCGTGATCGTTGGCACCCGTTCTTCCATTTTTCTGCCGCTCAGCCCCTTGGGTTTGATCGTGTTGGACGAGGAGCACGACAGCTCCTACAAGCAGGAGTCACCAATGCCCTGCTATCACGCCCGTGACCTTGCGATGGCAAGAGTGCAACGGGAGGGAGGTCGTGTGTTGCTCGGAAGTGCAACACCCTCCCTCGAAACCTGGATTCAGCTAGCCCCAGAAGGGCCTTTGGCCTTAGCTCGGCTTCAAACGCGCATCTCTGCTCAACCTTTGCCGCCGGTTCAGATCATCGACATGCGCCATGAACTCGCCGATGGCCATCGGCGCTTGATCAGCAGGGCGCTCATGGATCGGTTGTCGAAACTTCCTGAACAAGGCGAACAGGCGGTTGTGTTGGTGCCTCGCCGCGGATACAGCACGTTTTTGAGCTGCCGAAGCTGTGGCGAGGTCATGCAGTGTCCGCACTGCGATGTGGCCCTCACCGTCCATGGGAAAAGCACCGGTCAACAATGGCTGCGTTGCCACTGGTGTGATTATCGGGACCCAGTTGCGACGAACTGCGGGCACTGTGGTTCGTCGGCTTTTAAGCCCTTCGGTGCTGGTACTCAAAGGGTTTTGGAACAGCTGGAGTCTGAGTTGGAGGGACTGCGATTGTTGCGCTTTGATCGCGACACCACCGGTGGACGCGACGGACATCGGCGTTTGTTGGATCAATTTGCAGCTGGTGAAGCGGATGTCTTGGTTGGAACCCAAATGCTGGCAAAGGGGATGGACCTGCCGCGCGTCACGCTTGCCGCCGTGTTGGCCGCTGATGGCCTATTGCATCGTCCCGATCTCCGTGCTGGGGAGCAGGCACTTCAGTTGTTGTTGCAACTCGCAGGCAGGGCTGGTCGTGGGGAGCGTCCCGGGCAAGTTCTTGTTCAGACCTATAGCCCTGATCATCCGGTGATCTTGCACTTAGTGGATGGTCGTTATGAGCGTTTTCTGGAGGAGGAAGCTCGGGAGCGCCGCGAAGCTGGATTGGTGCCCTATGCCAGGGCTTGTGTGTTGCGGCTGTCTGGGACGTCCGCATCCACAACGGCAACAGCTGCTGCTGTGTTGGCCGAACAACTTCGCCCCGGTTGCATCGACGCCGGTTGGCAGCTCATTGGCCCAGCTCCAGCTCCGGTGGCACGGGTTGCTGGTCGCAGTCGCTGGCAGCTATTGATGCATGGTCCACAAGCTTCGGCTTTGCCTTTGCCACCAGGCAGCACGCTGTGGGATGGCTTGCCCAGTGGTGTGGCACTGGCTGTTGATCCAGACCCCCTGCAGCTCTGA
- the rpoD gene encoding RNA polymerase sigma factor RpoD, translating into MSPAATKLAQAKATQAPSIMMLADEKGLPKLAKAKAKPASKAKASTKTKATKTTPKAKTSKASSKAKTTATATAANLDASADQLLASAETNASAAKAKADAKAKVLASIKVGPKGVYTEDSIRVYLQEIGRIRLLRPDEEIELARKIADLLHLEELAAQFESDNGKLPDTKEWAALVEMPVIRFRRRLMLGRRAKEKMVQSNLRLVVSIAKKYMNRGLSFQDLIQEGSLGLIRAAEKFDHEKGYKFSTYATWWIRQAITRAIADQSRTIRLPVHLYETISRIKKTTKVLSQEFGRKPTEEEIAESMEMTIEKLRFIAKSAQLPISLETPIGKEEDSRLGDFIEADIENPEQDVAKNLLREDLEGVLATLSPRERDVLRLRYGLDDGRMKTLEEIGQIFDVTRERIRQIEAKALRKLRHPNRNGVLKEYIK; encoded by the coding sequence ATGAGTCCTGCCGCGACCAAATTGGCACAGGCCAAAGCAACACAAGCTCCTTCGATCATGATGCTGGCCGACGAAAAAGGTCTGCCAAAGCTGGCGAAGGCCAAAGCAAAGCCTGCCTCGAAAGCCAAGGCCAGCACCAAAACAAAAGCGACTAAAACCACCCCCAAAGCCAAAACCAGCAAAGCCAGCAGCAAGGCAAAAACCACTGCTACTGCCACTGCAGCCAACCTGGACGCATCAGCAGATCAACTACTTGCTTCTGCTGAGACAAATGCAAGCGCAGCAAAGGCCAAAGCGGACGCGAAAGCCAAAGTTTTGGCGAGCATCAAAGTAGGGCCTAAAGGCGTTTACACCGAAGACTCCATTCGGGTTTACCTTCAGGAGATCGGACGCATTCGCCTCCTGCGGCCGGACGAAGAGATTGAATTGGCTCGCAAAATTGCGGACCTCCTGCATCTCGAGGAACTCGCTGCGCAGTTTGAAAGCGATAACGGAAAACTTCCTGATACAAAGGAATGGGCAGCACTGGTTGAGATGCCAGTCATCCGCTTCCGCAGACGACTGATGCTCGGCCGACGAGCCAAAGAAAAAATGGTGCAATCGAACTTGCGCCTGGTGGTCTCGATTGCCAAGAAATACATGAACCGAGGCCTGAGCTTTCAGGACCTCATTCAGGAAGGCAGCCTCGGCCTCATTCGTGCAGCAGAGAAATTCGATCACGAAAAAGGCTATAAGTTCTCGACCTATGCCACTTGGTGGATCCGTCAGGCCATCACCCGCGCCATCGCCGATCAGTCGCGAACCATCCGACTACCAGTGCACCTCTACGAGACCATTTCCAGGATCAAGAAAACCACCAAAGTCCTCAGCCAGGAATTTGGACGCAAACCAACAGAGGAAGAAATCGCTGAATCGATGGAAATGACCATCGAGAAATTGCGATTTATCGCCAAGAGTGCTCAACTTCCAATTTCCCTCGAAACCCCCATCGGCAAGGAAGAGGATTCACGACTAGGCGACTTCATCGAAGCCGATATCGAAAATCCAGAGCAAGATGTTGCCAAAAATCTTCTTCGCGAAGACCTTGAGGGAGTTCTTGCCACTCTTAGCCCTCGCGAGAGGGATGTCCTGCGCCTTCGCTACGGCCTTGACGATGGACGCATGAAGACATTGGAGGAGATTGGACAAATCTTTGATGTCACCCGTGAGCGGATTCGTCAAATCGAAGCCAAAGCTCTGCGAAAATTACGCCATCCCAACAGGAATGGCGTACTCAAGGAATACATCAAATAA
- a CDS encoding adenosine kinase, with translation MSSTPRFSTASSLDVVGIGNAIVDVLVQTEDQFLSDHNLSKGSMALVDEDQAKSLYEASGPGLETSGGSAANTLAGLAQLGSKAGFIGRVRDDQLGSIFIHDIQSVGTRFETPAAVSGASTARCLILVTSDAERTMCTYLGASTQLDPDDLDLSMVRDTKVLYLEGYLWDSPAAKKAFITAAEACRESGGQVALSLSDGFCVDRHRESFLELVDGHVDVLFANEDEIKSLYGAADFESSLEQVKGRCSVAVLTRSAQGSIVLSGDQRWEIPSYKLGDLVDTTGAGDLYAGGFLHGYTHDFPLDVCGKMGSICAGQVVTQLGPRSKVSLPDLIAKHLN, from the coding sequence ATGTCCTCCACTCCACGGTTCAGCACTGCCAGTTCTCTCGACGTTGTGGGCATCGGTAACGCCATCGTCGACGTGTTGGTTCAAACCGAGGACCAGTTTCTGAGCGATCACAACCTCAGCAAGGGCAGCATGGCCCTTGTGGATGAAGATCAAGCCAAAAGCCTTTACGAAGCCAGCGGTCCAGGTCTCGAAACCTCCGGAGGTTCAGCCGCCAACACACTGGCTGGTCTCGCTCAACTCGGGAGCAAGGCTGGGTTCATTGGTCGTGTTCGTGACGACCAACTTGGGAGCATCTTCATCCACGACATCCAGTCTGTCGGGACCCGTTTCGAGACACCGGCTGCCGTGAGCGGTGCGAGCACGGCCCGTTGCCTCATTCTCGTGACCTCGGATGCTGAACGCACCATGTGCACCTACCTCGGTGCTTCAACCCAACTGGACCCTGATGATCTCGACCTCTCCATGGTTCGCGACACCAAGGTTCTTTATCTCGAGGGCTACCTCTGGGATAGTCCTGCAGCCAAAAAGGCCTTCATCACAGCCGCTGAAGCCTGCCGAGAAAGCGGCGGTCAAGTCGCCCTGTCGCTATCCGATGGCTTCTGCGTCGACCGTCACCGTGAAAGCTTTCTTGAGCTTGTTGACGGACATGTGGATGTGCTCTTTGCCAATGAGGATGAGATCAAATCGCTGTACGGAGCAGCTGACTTCGAGAGCTCGCTCGAACAAGTCAAAGGTCGTTGCAGCGTGGCCGTACTCACCCGCAGCGCTCAAGGATCTATCGTGCTCAGCGGTGATCAGCGCTGGGAAATCCCCTCCTACAAGCTTGGAGATCTCGTCGACACCACGGGAGCAGGGGATCTCTATGCGGGTGGCTTCCTGCATGGCTACACCCATGACTTCCCTTTAGACGTCTGCGGAAAAATGGGGTCCATCTGTGCCGGACAAGTCGTGACTCAATTAGGGCCACGCTCGAAGGTTTCACTGCCTGATTTGATCGCTAAGCATCTGAATTGA
- the cutA gene encoding divalent-cation tolerance protein CutA, with product MAQQPDALWLVLTTEADQQRASALAEQLISRELAACVSFQVIQSCYRWEGRVEHADEVQLLIKTTAPGLSAVLGAIQALHSYDNPEILHWQAQPSHAYGAWAAASINSDA from the coding sequence ATGGCACAACAACCTGATGCTTTGTGGTTGGTTTTAACCACCGAGGCTGATCAACAGAGAGCCTCTGCACTCGCTGAGCAACTGATCAGTCGTGAGCTGGCAGCTTGCGTGAGCTTTCAGGTCATTCAATCGTGCTACCGCTGGGAAGGACGGGTTGAACATGCCGATGAAGTGCAGCTTCTGATCAAGACCACCGCTCCCGGGTTGAGCGCGGTGCTTGGGGCCATTCAGGCACTCCACAGCTACGACAACCCCGAGATCCTTCACTGGCAGGCTCAGCCATCGCACGCCTATGGCGCTTGGGCCGCGGCGTCGATCAATTCAGATGCTTAG
- the argB gene encoding acetylglutamate kinase, which yields MDDSQRVSVLSEALPYIQRFAGRRIVVKYGGAAMVHAELRDAVFRDIALLASVGVQPVVVHGGGPEINTWLKRLNIPSEFRDGLRVTDADTMDVVEMVLVGRVNKQIVNGLNRLGANAVGLSGSDGRLVEARPWGDGNHGLVGDVARVNPDVLEPLLARGYVPVISSVAANPEGESHNINADTVAGELAAALEAEKLVLLTDTPGILRDRDNPDSLIRQLRLSEARQLIHDGVVAGGMTPKTECCIRALAQGVAAAHIVDGRIPHALLLEVFTDAGIGTMVLGRG from the coding sequence ATGGATGATTCCCAACGGGTCTCCGTCCTGAGCGAGGCCCTTCCTTACATCCAACGATTCGCTGGTCGGCGAATCGTGGTCAAGTACGGCGGTGCGGCCATGGTCCACGCAGAGCTGCGTGACGCCGTCTTTCGCGACATCGCCCTGCTGGCCAGTGTGGGAGTGCAACCGGTGGTGGTTCATGGCGGAGGCCCAGAGATCAACACCTGGCTGAAGCGGCTCAATATTCCCTCTGAATTTCGTGACGGTTTGCGAGTCACCGATGCCGACACGATGGACGTGGTGGAGATGGTTCTTGTCGGGCGAGTGAACAAACAGATCGTCAATGGACTCAACCGACTGGGAGCAAATGCAGTAGGTCTCAGCGGGAGTGATGGCCGACTGGTCGAGGCACGTCCCTGGGGTGATGGCAACCATGGCTTGGTCGGCGATGTGGCTCGGGTAAATCCAGATGTGTTGGAACCACTCCTGGCACGGGGATACGTTCCGGTGATTTCAAGCGTGGCTGCCAACCCGGAAGGGGAATCTCACAACATCAATGCCGACACGGTTGCTGGAGAGCTTGCCGCTGCACTCGAAGCAGAAAAATTGGTTTTGCTGACTGACACCCCAGGAATCCTTCGCGATCGCGACAACCCCGACTCCCTGATCCGACAACTCAGGCTCTCTGAGGCACGGCAATTGATCCACGACGGTGTTGTTGCCGGTGGGATGACGCCCAAAACCGAATGTTGCATTCGTGCCCTAGCTCAAGGAGTTGCTGCAGCGCACATCGTGGATGGTCGTATCCCCCACGCCCTGCTCCTTGAAGTGTTCACCGATGCAGGCATCGGAACGATGGTTCTGGGCCGCGGTTAA
- the psb27 gene encoding photosystem II protein Psb27, with the protein MIAVLKRLTSRLINLSLALCLGLSLLVTACGNESSTLTGDYVQDTIAVAHTIHDTLALPQDAANRQEAEGEARDLITDYVSRYRARPKVNGLSSFTTMQTALNSLAGHYNNYTNRPVPDALRARIDKELGKAEKAVVRGT; encoded by the coding sequence ATGATCGCCGTACTGAAACGCCTCACTAGCCGTCTAATCAATCTGAGCCTGGCCCTTTGCCTTGGGCTTTCTTTACTCGTTACGGCCTGCGGAAACGAGTCGTCCACGCTTACCGGGGACTACGTCCAAGACACAATTGCTGTTGCCCACACCATTCACGACACCTTGGCGTTGCCCCAGGACGCGGCGAATCGTCAAGAGGCTGAGGGAGAGGCCCGCGACTTAATCACCGACTACGTGTCTCGTTACAGAGCACGTCCCAAGGTGAACGGCTTGAGTTCATTCACGACCATGCAGACCGCACTCAACTCCTTGGCTGGTCACTACAACAACTACACCAACCGTCCCGTTCCCGATGCTCTGAGAGCCAGGATCGACAAGGAATTGGGTAAGGCAGAAAAAGCAGTCGTTCGCGGAACTTGA
- the cobK gene encoding precorrin-6A reductase, with product MHRQENRQGTVWLLAGTGDGPHLAAVLISKGWHVHVSVVGATAAHPYRGMDLEGIHVGALGGSQGISQWLHAIPVDWVVDATHPFALRISNQLNQACKGSGQRLVRFERRMEDSGKAVVLGSMADLAAQPLSGRRLLLALGARQLVEAAKVARESGATVFARVLPSPMSVIQAASAGIPPEHLAVVRPLQGPQPGALEAAVCRRWAITDVVCRQSGGATEALWASLSMQMGFELWLLRRPSPIAEVPVVHSVSQLLAHLNGTTT from the coding sequence ATGCACCGACAGGAGAATCGCCAGGGGACTGTCTGGTTGCTGGCAGGGACGGGTGATGGGCCGCATTTGGCTGCGGTTCTGATCTCGAAGGGCTGGCATGTCCACGTCAGCGTGGTGGGCGCCACTGCTGCCCATCCCTATCGGGGGATGGACTTGGAAGGGATTCACGTGGGTGCTTTGGGTGGTTCACAGGGAATTTCTCAATGGCTGCATGCGATTCCTGTGGATTGGGTGGTGGATGCCACTCACCCGTTTGCACTAAGGATCAGTAACCAGTTGAACCAGGCTTGCAAGGGCTCAGGTCAGCGGTTGGTGCGATTCGAACGGCGGATGGAGGACTCGGGTAAGGCGGTTGTGCTCGGCTCTATGGCTGACCTTGCTGCTCAACCCCTATCGGGACGACGACTTCTCCTGGCCCTTGGTGCCCGCCAGTTGGTTGAAGCAGCGAAGGTTGCTCGTGAATCAGGGGCCACAGTGTTTGCCCGAGTTCTTCCTTCGCCAATGTCTGTGATTCAGGCAGCGTCAGCGGGCATTCCACCAGAACACTTAGCGGTGGTGCGACCACTCCAGGGTCCCCAGCCAGGTGCACTGGAAGCTGCGGTTTGCAGGCGCTGGGCGATCACAGACGTGGTCTGCAGGCAGTCAGGGGGAGCGACTGAGGCGCTTTGGGCGAGCCTTTCGATGCAGATGGGGTTTGAGTTATGGCTCCTGCGCCGACCTTCACCCATTGCTGAAGTTCCTGTCGTGCATAGCGTGAGCCAGCTTCTGGCGCATCTGAATGGCACAACAACCTGA
- a CDS encoding DUF3153 domain-containing protein, producing MTHALAAAEAALERGDYGQCIALLEPLAEANPIRDSQGAEIRLLLVTAWMGKGDESKALSICRLLTRCKDPELRNRARQLLEVLEAPSLARPESWSIQIPTLEMDPSVGQRPKLLNRRKLPPPPPSPPTGPTRAPASGFAVLVITVLVGLTLLLSGCVRITADLSLPGPDRVEIAWTIDSRSGLRLPWQDAFSRELRAMNLPWKIRNSGNGHLEVKAPTQNSEDAAALLSQTVAAAGRTAGLVLPTPTLKLEERNWIVGLKQELLLELDLSALQRLNELEIAVRLGNQASLRSLQSSPAVASKNAKGELIWPLTIGVQNRLQWSQWRWSRLGLGSLVILALLVLTASLQRLRLLMGFGYPELPS from the coding sequence ATGACCCATGCACTGGCAGCTGCTGAAGCCGCTCTCGAGCGTGGCGATTACGGCCAGTGCATCGCACTGTTGGAGCCGCTCGCAGAAGCCAACCCGATCAGAGACAGTCAAGGGGCTGAGATCCGCTTGCTGTTGGTCACAGCTTGGATGGGAAAAGGAGATGAGAGCAAGGCGCTGAGCATCTGCCGACTGCTCACCCGTTGCAAGGATCCAGAGCTGCGCAACAGGGCGCGGCAATTGCTGGAGGTTCTTGAGGCGCCAAGCCTGGCACGACCTGAGAGCTGGTCGATTCAAATCCCTACTTTGGAGATGGATCCCAGTGTCGGCCAACGTCCAAAGCTGTTGAATCGCCGCAAACTGCCACCGCCACCGCCATCACCTCCTACCGGTCCAACCCGAGCCCCAGCATCAGGCTTCGCGGTGCTGGTCATCACCGTGCTGGTGGGGCTAACGCTCTTGTTGAGCGGCTGCGTACGCATCACAGCAGACCTCAGCCTCCCAGGACCAGACAGGGTTGAGATAGCTTGGACGATCGACAGCCGCAGTGGCTTAAGACTTCCTTGGCAGGACGCGTTCAGCCGAGAGTTGAGGGCGATGAATCTGCCTTGGAAGATTCGCAACTCAGGCAACGGTCACCTTGAGGTGAAAGCACCAACCCAAAACAGTGAAGACGCCGCTGCACTCCTCAGCCAAACGGTGGCGGCAGCAGGACGAACCGCCGGCCTGGTATTGCCAACACCCACCCTCAAACTGGAAGAGCGAAATTGGATCGTGGGTCTTAAGCAGGAGCTGCTCTTGGAGCTGGATCTCAGCGCTCTTCAGCGCCTGAATGAGCTGGAAATCGCTGTACGGCTTGGGAACCAAGCAAGCTTGCGCAGCTTGCAAAGCAGCCCTGCCGTGGCGAGTAAAAACGCAAAGGGCGAGCTCATCTGGCCGCTCACGATTGGCGTTCAGAATCGTTTGCAATGGAGCCAATGGCGCTGGAGCCGCCTCGGGCTGGGCAGTCTCGTGATCTTGGCGCTGCTTGTGTTGACCGCCAGCCTGCAACGGCTTCGGCTGCTCATGGGTTTCGGCTACCCGGAATTACCGTCCTGA
- a CDS encoding DUF2854 domain-containing protein codes for MNELISPGSLITIAGGVLTVVGALAYGAGNANLSLPTIFYGIPILLGGLALKSSELPPARRVTPKAKLREEREAASPELVKLLNDVTRWRYGQKAHLESSLEALKLWDEDKPSQLLEIEELSNEDGYGLRMRFACEAVGLERWQERRERLGRFFAKGLEAQILPLENDQLDLTLLPKSDSTTGEHGEP; via the coding sequence ATGAACGAGCTCATTTCGCCCGGAAGTCTGATCACCATCGCTGGCGGTGTCCTCACCGTGGTTGGTGCTTTGGCCTACGGAGCTGGCAATGCCAATCTCAGCCTGCCCACCATTTTTTACGGAATTCCCATTCTTCTGGGAGGTCTTGCGCTCAAATCCTCAGAACTTCCCCCAGCACGCCGGGTAACACCCAAAGCAAAATTGCGCGAAGAACGCGAGGCGGCGTCTCCAGAACTGGTCAAGCTGCTGAACGACGTCACTCGCTGGCGCTATGGGCAGAAAGCTCACCTCGAGAGCTCTCTCGAAGCCTTGAAACTCTGGGATGAGGACAAGCCTTCTCAGCTGCTGGAGATTGAAGAGCTCAGCAATGAAGATGGATATGGTCTAAGGATGCGCTTTGCCTGTGAAGCCGTAGGTCTCGAGCGTTGGCAAGAACGCCGCGAACGCTTAGGTCGTTTTTTTGCCAAAGGGTTAGAAGCGCAAATCCTGCCGTTGGAGAACGATCAGCTCGATTTGACCCTGCTTCCAAAGAGTGACTCCACGACAGGCGAGCATGGAGAGCCCTGA
- a CDS encoding single-stranded DNA-binding protein gives MNHCVLEVDVLQAPTLRYTQDNQTPIAEMDVSFDALRPDDPKGQLKVVGWGNLAQDLQNRVQVGQRLVIEGRLRMNTVPRQDGTKEKKAEFTLSRLHSVGAAGSSQGQPPTAARTAPARPVPAQTPQSSESPSKPAALEQESAAQWNTSPLVPETDDIPF, from the coding sequence ATGAACCACTGCGTGCTCGAGGTGGATGTCCTTCAAGCTCCCACCCTGCGATACACCCAAGACAATCAAACGCCCATTGCAGAGATGGACGTGTCCTTCGATGCGCTCCGACCCGATGACCCCAAGGGGCAGTTGAAGGTGGTCGGATGGGGCAACCTCGCCCAAGACCTTCAAAACCGCGTGCAGGTCGGGCAGCGTCTCGTCATTGAGGGCCGACTGCGTATGAACACGGTTCCTCGTCAAGACGGCACCAAAGAGAAAAAAGCTGAGTTCACCCTCTCGCGGCTGCATTCCGTGGGCGCGGCGGGATCCAGCCAAGGCCAGCCCCCTACCGCTGCGCGCACAGCGCCAGCTCGACCCGTACCAGCTCAAACGCCCCAGTCCTCCGAATCACCAAGCAAGCCAGCGGCGCTGGAGCAGGAATCAGCGGCTCAGTGGAACACCTCCCCCCTGGTTCCCGAGACCGACGACATTCCCTTTTAA